The Arachis hypogaea cultivar Tifrunner chromosome 16, arahy.Tifrunner.gnm2.J5K5, whole genome shotgun sequence genome contains a region encoding:
- the LOC112697656 gene encoding glutaredoxin-C6 translates to MQGLRRCSNDVVQLDLSSTVTTTNTSSTSLSIDVEESVEAKIQRLITEHPVIIFTRSSCCMCHVMKKLLATIGVNPTVIELDDHEIAALPSSSEDGPAAASNLRNRAPAVFIGGACVGGLESLVALHVSGHLVPKLVQVGALWV, encoded by the coding sequence ATGCAGGGGCTACGGCGGTGCTCAAACGACGTCGTTCAGCTGGACCTATCCAGTACAGTGACGACCACAAACACATCATCAACCTCACTGTCCATCGACGTTGAGGAATCAGTGGAGGCCAAGATCCAACGGCTCATAACAGAGCACCCAGTCATCATATTCACACGATCTTCTTGCTGCATGTGCCACGTCATGAAGAAGCTTCTCGCTACCATCGGAGTTAACCCTACCGTCATCGAATTGGACGACCACGAGATCGCCGCCCTCCCCTCCTCCTCCGAAGACGGACCTGCTGCCGCCTCCAATCTCCGGAACCGCGCCCCCGCCGTCTTCATAGGTGGCGCGTGTGTCGGTGGTCTCGAGTCCCTCGTGGCTCTCCACGTCAGCGGTCACCTTGTTCCTAAGCTCGTTCAAGTCGGTGCTCTCTGGGTATGA